The Nocardia arthritidis genome has a window encoding:
- a CDS encoding AIM24 family protein, producing the protein MTTLARGENRPAPADRLSITVTCSAGVDVSALLLGANEKVRSDGDFIFFNQPVGPGVVYRHGRGAGDVVDVQTSALPADIDKVVITASLDGSGPATFAGVGTLRATIESDSGALAFPMTGLTTETAVVCVEIYRRAGAWKVRAVGQGFDNGLAGIATAFGVNVDDEPEPAPPPNPVAAPNPQAVVPPGTPNPIGAQNPQAPIPHARIPQSQIPPGAPYPPPGQYPPANPPAGQYPPVPNPAAPAYGAPPPYPTPAQPAFQQGAMPMQSELFAQKHAEVAGAGIQVQGSKMIRVGLNGEVMARAGSMVAYQGDLHFQALGAGGIGRAIQQRLTGEGVPLMKVSGRGDLFLANAATDVHIIDLDGTDGLTINGANVLAFDPTLTYNIRMVQGAAGFTSNAGLFNCVFTGRGRIAITTHGHPVVLNVDQPTYADPQAAVAWSSSLQTGIKRNDSFGLGRLIGRSTGEGITLSFSGHGFVIVQPSEVPTGGIIGGAGGGERAGENSGILGGLFG; encoded by the coding sequence GTGACGACACTTGCCCGCGGCGAGAATCGCCCGGCTCCAGCCGACCGGCTCTCGATCACCGTCACCTGCTCCGCCGGTGTCGACGTATCGGCGCTGCTGCTCGGCGCGAACGAAAAGGTGCGGTCCGACGGCGATTTCATCTTCTTCAACCAACCGGTCGGCCCCGGCGTCGTCTACCGGCACGGCCGCGGCGCCGGTGACGTCGTCGATGTACAAACCTCCGCGCTGCCCGCCGATATCGACAAGGTGGTGATCACCGCCAGCCTCGACGGCAGCGGTCCCGCGACCTTCGCGGGCGTCGGCACGCTGCGGGCCACCATCGAATCCGATTCCGGCGCACTCGCTTTCCCGATGACCGGGCTCACCACCGAGACCGCGGTGGTATGCGTCGAGATATACCGCCGCGCGGGTGCGTGGAAGGTGCGGGCCGTCGGCCAGGGTTTCGACAATGGTCTGGCCGGAATCGCCACCGCATTCGGGGTGAACGTCGACGACGAGCCGGAACCCGCGCCGCCGCCGAATCCGGTTGCGGCACCGAATCCGCAGGCAGTGGTTCCGCCCGGCACGCCGAATCCCATTGGCGCGCAGAATCCACAGGCACCGATTCCGCATGCGCGGATTCCACAGTCGCAGATTCCGCCGGGTGCCCCATATCCGCCGCCCGGGCAATACCCTCCTGCCAATCCACCGGCCGGGCAATACCCTCCGGTCCCGAATCCGGCGGCACCCGCATACGGTGCACCGCCCCCATACCCGACACCCGCCCAGCCCGCATTCCAGCAAGGAGCCATGCCCATGCAGAGCGAACTATTCGCCCAGAAGCACGCCGAGGTCGCGGGCGCCGGCATTCAGGTGCAGGGCAGCAAGATGATTCGCGTCGGGCTCAATGGCGAGGTCATGGCCCGCGCCGGTTCGATGGTCGCTTACCAGGGCGATCTGCATTTCCAGGCGCTAGGCGCCGGCGGTATCGGACGGGCGATTCAGCAGCGGCTCACCGGTGAGGGCGTGCCGCTGATGAAGGTGTCCGGCCGCGGCGATCTATTCCTCGCCAATGCCGCCACCGATGTGCACATCATCGATCTGGACGGCACCGACGGACTCACCATCAACGGCGCCAATGTGCTCGCCTTCGACCCGACGCTCACCTATAACATCCGCATGGTGCAGGGCGCGGCCGGATTCACCAGTAATGCGGGCCTTTTCAACTGTGTTTTCACCGGACGCGGCCGCATCGCCATCACCACGCACGGCCATCCGGTGGTGTTGAACGTCGATCAGCCGACCTATGCCGATCCGCAGGCCGCGGTTGCCTGGTCGTCGAGCCTGCAGACCGGAATCAAACGCAATGATTCGTTCGGGCTCGGCAGGCTCATCGGGCGCAGCACCGGTGAGGGAATCACGCTGTCGTTCTCCGGCCACGGA